The Helicobacter mustelae genome has a segment encoding these proteins:
- the guaA gene encoding glutamine-hydrolyzing GMP synthase, which produces MNLVEILVLDFGSQYTQLIARRLREYGIYTEIIPYFENIHHIQARNPKGIILSGGPASVYEEGAYRPDHGIFELGIPILGICYGMQYIADFFGGKVVRAQAQEFGKAHLEVLDPKDHSMQNGILRDMTQNSIVWMSHADKVEKIPEGFVELAKSGNTQNCVIANLDKKIYALQFHPEVVHSECGGQILQNFALSICNANTSWNMRNFAASEIARIRSRVKDGKVLCAVSGGVDSSVVATLLYRAIGGDLIPVFVDTGLLRKGEREAVQSMFKDHLKVPLITVDASEIFLSRLRGVSDPEKKRKIIGETFIEVFEKEAKKHNANGEIKFLAQGTLYPDVIESVSVKGPSKTIKSHHNVGGLPDWMQFELIEPLRELFKDEVRALGRELGMPESMLLRHPFPGPGLAIRIMGEVNPQDLEILREADAIFINELRKAGLYDKVWQAFCVLLNTKSVGVMGDNRTYENTICVRAVEALDGMTATFAHLPHGFLEAVSTKIINEVAGINRVVYDITSKPPGTIEWE; this is translated from the coding sequence ATGAATTTGGTAGAAATTTTGGTTTTGGATTTTGGTTCGCAATACACACAATTGATTGCAAGACGCCTGCGCGAATATGGCATCTACACAGAAATCATCCCCTATTTTGAAAACATCCATCACATCCAAGCAAGAAATCCCAAGGGCATTATCTTGAGCGGTGGGCCTGCTAGCGTTTATGAAGAGGGTGCTTACAGGCCAGATCATGGGATTTTTGAGCTTGGCATCCCTATCCTTGGGATCTGCTATGGCATGCAATATATCGCGGATTTTTTTGGTGGGAAGGTAGTCAGAGCACAAGCTCAGGAATTTGGCAAGGCGCATTTGGAGGTTTTGGATCCCAAAGACCACTCCATGCAGAATGGAATTTTGCGCGATATGACGCAAAATTCCATCGTGTGGATGAGTCATGCTGATAAGGTCGAGAAGATTCCAGAGGGCTTTGTAGAGCTGGCAAAATCTGGGAATACGCAAAATTGTGTAATTGCAAATCTGGACAAAAAAATCTATGCCCTGCAATTCCATCCAGAAGTGGTGCATAGTGAGTGTGGTGGGCAGATATTACAAAACTTCGCTCTATCTATTTGCAATGCAAACACTAGCTGGAATATGCGCAATTTCGCAGCATCTGAGATTGCTAGAATCCGCAGCAGAGTCAAGGATGGCAAGGTGCTTTGTGCTGTGAGTGGCGGGGTGGATTCTAGTGTCGTGGCGACCTTGCTTTATCGTGCCATCGGGGGGGATTTGATTCCGGTTTTTGTGGATACGGGGCTTTTGCGCAAGGGCGAGAGGGAGGCGGTGCAATCCATGTTCAAAGACCATCTCAAAGTGCCTTTAATTACAGTGGATGCCAGCGAAATTTTTTTGAGTAGGCTTAGGGGCGTAAGCGATCCAGAGAAAAAGCGAAAAATCATAGGCGAGACCTTCATCGAAGTTTTTGAAAAAGAGGCAAAAAAGCATAATGCAAATGGCGAGATCAAATTCCTAGCACAAGGCACACTCTATCCTGATGTGATAGAATCTGTGAGTGTGAAGGGACCAAGTAAGACAATCAAAAGCCATCATAACGTAGGGGGCTTGCCGGATTGGATGCAATTTGAGCTCATCGAGCCTTTGAGAGAGCTATTTAAAGATGAGGTAAGGGCTTTGGGAAGAGAGCTAGGCATGCCAGAATCCATGCTTTTGCGCCATCCCTTTCCAGGACCTGGGCTTGCTATCCGTATCATGGGTGAGGTGAATCCACAAGACCTAGAGATTTTGAGGGAGGCAGATGCTATCTTTATCAACGAACTTCGCAAAGCAGGGCTTTATGACAAAGTGTGGCAGGCGTTTTGCGTGCTTTTGAATACCAAAAGCGTGGGTGTTATGGGGGATAATCGTACCTATGAGAATACCATTTGTGTGCGGGCTGTGGAGGCACTAGATGGTATGACAGCGACCTTTGCACATCTTCCCCATGGCTTTTTGGAAGCAGTTTCTACTAAAATCATCAACGAAGTGGCGGGCATCAATCGCGTGGTATATGACATCACTTCTAAACCCCCAGGCACGATTGAGTGGGAGTGA
- a CDS encoding LPP20 family lipoprotein, with protein MKKLVWAFLLSAASFATPPGWFLSPADDAFMLFGLGSGSSLREAKQSALLDLASTISVSVDASSSLRRQRDDQKFKTSAQQQVSLDVSDVEFLNVSLLHQDFSDDVYYVQMGIARDSFISQVRKNLGQMLDDVKNSGVQTCRYITPRQFAISSNFYDKLQKQVAIYQAFAKREFHDPRLSSLENILTRNSPKPKVNVKFTGKNQEVRNAIFKELAKFSMLNTKIQKGYSTWNISFQQGKEKSILGFSLKDCKGDIVYQDQEVLDTENLPRIGFIFYKKINSWINP; from the coding sequence ATGAAAAAGCTTGTTTGGGCATTTTTGCTGAGTGCGGCGTCATTTGCTACACCTCCGGGATGGTTTTTATCTCCTGCAGATGATGCGTTCATGCTCTTTGGGTTAGGCAGTGGTTCTAGCCTCAGGGAGGCCAAGCAAAGTGCCCTACTAGATTTGGCAAGCACGATTAGTGTGAGTGTGGATGCTTCTTCTTCCTTGCGACGCCAAAGGGATGACCAGAAGTTCAAAACCTCCGCACAGCAGCAAGTGTCGCTAGATGTTAGCGATGTGGAGTTTTTGAATGTTTCTTTACTACATCAAGATTTCAGCGATGATGTCTACTATGTGCAGATGGGGATTGCAAGGGATTCCTTTATCTCACAGGTCCGAAAGAATCTAGGCCAGATGCTTGATGATGTCAAAAACTCTGGTGTGCAAACCTGTAGGTATATCACTCCTAGGCAATTTGCTATCTCGAGCAATTTTTATGACAAATTGCAAAAACAAGTGGCAATCTACCAAGCATTCGCCAAAAGGGAATTCCACGATCCGCGTCTTTCTTCCTTGGAAAATATTTTGACCAGGAACAGTCCAAAGCCAAAGGTAAATGTGAAGTTCACTGGCAAAAATCAAGAGGTGAGAAATGCCATTTTCAAAGAGCTTGCAAAATTCTCCATGCTCAATACAAAGATTCAAAAAGGCTATAGCACTTGGAACATTTCTTTCCAACAAGGAAAAGAAAAATCCATTTTAGGATTTTCTCTGAAGGACTGCAAGGGTGATATTGTCTACCAAGACCAGGAGGTTTTGGATACTGAGAATCTACCACGTATCGGATTTATTTTCTACAAAAAAATCAACTCATGGATCAATCCCTAA
- a CDS encoding LPP20 family lipoprotein, which translates to MKKTLQNLAMGLFALVLAGCAGNSISDQAKEAVGWENAPKWVLNGADGDYSAVGDAPIIDKNVQFARTEATTSARAELAKKIEVIVHTNLRKEGTRVNDQVDEVVKNIVQEAAQRDMQGVRVEDTWIDDDGARIYVLVRLDKSSTKELQNKLSKQFKDLKPSQILATPTTSTPTAKK; encoded by the coding sequence ATGAAAAAAACACTACAGAATTTGGCAATGGGTTTGTTTGCGCTTGTTTTAGCAGGTTGTGCAGGGAATAGCATCAGCGATCAAGCAAAGGAAGCGGTGGGCTGGGAAAATGCACCAAAATGGGTTCTCAATGGAGCAGATGGAGATTATAGTGCAGTGGGTGATGCGCCAATCATCGACAAAAATGTCCAGTTTGCAAGAACAGAGGCGACTACATCCGCTCGTGCTGAACTCGCCAAAAAAATCGAAGTAATCGTCCATACAAATCTTAGAAAAGAAGGCACGAGAGTCAATGATCAGGTGGATGAAGTGGTAAAAAATATCGTCCAGGAAGCAGCACAGCGTGATATGCAAGGGGTCAGAGTAGAGGATACTTGGATTGATGATGATGGCGCGAGAATCTATGTGCTCGTGAGATTGGACAAAAGTTCTACTAAGGAATTGCAAAATAAGCTTAGTAAGCAGTTTAAAGATTTAAAGCCTAGCCAGATTTTGGCCACACCAACTACAAGCACTCCAACTGCGAAGAAATGA
- the lpoB gene encoding penicillin-binding protein activator LpoB, whose protein sequence is MKKTKIFGTLIFALAFMLAGCGPKAMEVSPDSKFVTMGLDYENLKKVMQDMIESLMQDPYVQKIKTSNPRVVAISDIINDTTQKIDVESLSRELTRAMRKSGKFKLTMAMARGGASMDGMIQDVRNMRNNKEFNQYTTTEEGTLVAPTLSLSGRIGQSVHRMGETKKVDYYILLTLTDIKTGVVIWDNQQEVSKMGNANLW, encoded by the coding sequence GTGAAGAAAACAAAGATTTTTGGCACGTTAATATTTGCACTAGCATTTATGTTAGCTGGCTGCGGTCCTAAGGCGATGGAAGTGAGTCCAGATAGCAAATTTGTGACGATGGGATTGGATTATGAGAATCTCAAAAAGGTCATGCAAGACATGATAGAATCCCTCATGCAAGATCCCTATGTGCAGAAAATCAAGACCAGCAATCCCAGGGTTGTTGCAATCTCTGATATCATCAATGACACCACTCAAAAAATCGATGTAGAGAGTTTGAGTAGAGAGCTCACCCGTGCGATGCGGAAAAGTGGGAAATTTAAACTCACGATGGCGATGGCTAGAGGTGGGGCTTCTATGGATGGGATGATTCAGGACGTGCGCAATATGCGCAACAACAAAGAATTCAATCAATATACCACCACAGAAGAGGGTACATTGGTCGCTCCAACCCTTTCGCTTTCTGGAAGGATTGGGCAGAGTGTGCATCGAATGGGGGAAACCAAGAAGGTTGATTATTACATTTTGCTTACACTTACAGATATCAAAACTGGTGTGGTGATTTGGGATAATCAGCAAGAGGTTTCCAAAATGGGAAATGCAAATTTATGGTAA